Proteins found in one Labrus bergylta chromosome 8, fLabBer1.1, whole genome shotgun sequence genomic segment:
- the LOC109988819 gene encoding transcription factor HES-2, translating to MKLLQNSEDAKATRKSLKPQVERRRRERMNHSLESLKTLLLQRQEATQRRIEKAEILEHTVLFLQKSGKGDQTRAEEDGGGGRKHSFQDGVSTCLQRAAQFLGPHGKSLLLGAALESSFADRLSRPDSDSAACVLRNTQDHSSTSSQLLGKSSRSILRSLIDRSGYRICTSVHRGASCVKTCEQSLRSPSTHQQPHKVSSPLSTQSLPQSLPVGQTLWRPWP from the exons ATGAAATTGCTTCAGAATTCAGAGGACGCAAAGGCCACAAGAAAG AGTCTAAAACCTCAAGTGGAGAGACGTCGAAGAGAGAGAATGAACCACAGCCTGGAGAGCCTTAAGACCCTTTTGCTTCAGAGACAG GAGGCGACTCAAAGGAGAATTGAGAAAGCCGAGATCCTCGAGCACACAGTCCTCTTCCTACAGAAGTCTGGCAAAGGCGACCAGACAAGAGCTGAAGAAGATGGTGGGGGAGGCCGGAAACACTCCTTCCAAGACGGGGTCTCCACCTGCCTGCAGAGAGCTGCTCAGTTCCTGGGACCCCACGGGAAAAGTCTTTTGCTTGGAGCAGCACTGGAGTCATCTTTTGCTGATCGCCTTTCTCGTCCAGACTCTGACTCTGCAGCATGCGTCCTAAGAAACACTCAAGATCATTCCTCTACCAGCTCGCAGCTTCTCGGGAAGTCGTCCAGGTCAATTCTTCGCTCACTCATCGACAGGTCCGGGTATAGAATCTGCACGTCTGTCCATAGGGGGGCCAGTTGCGTTAAGACCTGTGAACAATCACTCCGCTCTCCATCAACCCACCAACAGCCCCACAAAGTATCGAGTCCACTGAGCACACAGAGCCTGCCTCAGAGCCTGCCTGTTGGTCAGACTCTGTGGAGACCCTGGCCCTGA
- the notchl gene encoding neurogenic locus notch homolog protein 1, translating into MLGLRAFVLLGLSWTCHAASVDPWGQCPVNRKCKDKFGDGTCDKECVEPDCLRDGFDCLKEKSPCNPSHILYCRDHYANSHCEQGCDSAPCGWDGSDCFTHQSPLWAKGTLILHVNVPQQRGQFTNSSLLWALSVLLKSPLKLRGSAPLAPNRNLFDFDAQQLATLLAQASPTDSDGSLLFLQVDNRPCSRLPSTCFPYAIEAASFLRAVLLLRPTTFNTRPELKAIFSIRGVREEIGSREEDIVIKEVKEPTPSWLWAVIAIAIGLLLVLALAVFLVVRRVRRQRSEREDGHRVRHMSTITDNDPKSKAMTPHTAHQEQRVRASREKEKISLRKKKKAKEAEKKRRREPLGEDAIRMRPLKRDQDIGSDTDFTQSSMEDINARCSRRQEDAAICDHRSSEQKHYRGGNSQPRRPVQPPPRGWERNAMPPPLLSPPQQSAEWCGPDGSVVLIRAVRSGLDRVVLELLRAGVPVNNTDHTGRSALHWASSVNHLSLTRTLIRYGAAVDLQDNKGETALFLSALHGCYDTARLLLLHGANLELHDRRGRRPIDVAREGMRHQVMELLLAHQIQRGPVTVEAANEMLWEERAMMYSPWDGSQGLPGRSASFSGIIAHRDMTPPPQNDWSMSRVQYPSPQNWRPQLNQSATALVPPRIMGRSPRPISTLQEVTSEDEDRDRHHEAPRAATPHFLSPQPAPRQRSFSCTQHALQRRSSAPQPEPNYVIVTDNSAHEPVERVVVSPPTDMAAQSDRLPVVNGDHSSRAALSFSNSEQKSRGERPNNTDSTQTAL; encoded by the exons tCCAAGCCACATCCTGTACTGCCGCGACCACTACGCCAACTCCCACTGTGAGCAGGGATGCgacagcgccccctgtggatGGGACGGCAGCGACTGCTTCACACACCAGAGCCCCCTTTGGGCAAAAGGCACCCTGATCCTTCACGTCAACGTCCCACAACAGAGGGGCCAATTCACCAACAGCTCCCTGCTTTGGGCGCTCAGTGTCCTCCTCAAGTCGCCACTCAAGCTGAGAGGCTCCGCCCCCCTAGCGCCTAACAGGAACTTGTTTGACTTTGATGCTCAGCAACTCGCCACCCTGCTGGCTCAGGCATCACCGACTGACTCAGATGG ctccctccttttcctccaGGTGGACAACAGGCCGTGCTCCCGTCTGCCCTCTACCTGTTTCCCCTATGCCATCGAGGCGGCCAGTTTCCTGCGTGCCGTATTGCTGCTGAGGCCTACCACGTTCAACACCCGGCCCGAGCTGAAGGCCATCTTTAGTATAAGAGGTGTGCGAGAGGAAATAGGAAGCAGGGAGGAGGATATTGTGATAAAGGAAGTCAAAG AGCCGACCCCATCGTGGCTCTGGGCGGTGATAGCCATTGCAATTGGCCTGCTCCTGGTTCTTGCCCTGGCCGTGTTCCTGGTGGTGAGGAGGGTCAGGCGGCAGCGGTCTGAGAGGGAAGACGGCCACAGGGTGAGACATATGTCCACGATCACAGACAATGACCCCAAATCCAAAGCTATGACTCCACACACAGCCCACCAAGAGCAGAGGGtaagagcgagcagggagaaagagaagatcagcttgaggaaaaagaagaaagcaaaggaagcagagaagaagagaaggagggaacCGCTGGGGGAGGACGCCATTCGAATGCG GCCTCTCAAAAGAGACCAGGATATAGGAAGTGACAcagacttcacccagagttcAATGGAAGACATTAATGCGAGATGCTCGCGGCGACAGGAGGACGCCGCCATCTGTGACCACCGGAGCTCTGAGCAGAAACACTACAGAGGAGGAAACTCACAGCCCCGCAGACCTGTTCAGC CTCCACCTAGAGGATGGGAGAGAAATGCCatgcctcctcctcttctcagTCCTCCTCAACAG TCGGCAGAGTGGTGTGGCCCTGACGGCTCTGTGGTTCTGATCCGGGCGGTGCGTAGCGGACTGGACAGAGTGGTCCTGGAGCTGCTGCGAGCAGGAGTGCCTGTCAACAACACGGATCACACTG gGAGATCAGCCCTGCACTGGGCGAGCTCAGTAAACCACCTCTCCCTAACAAGGACCCTCATTCGCTATGGGGCCGCTGTGGACCTGCAAGACAACAAG GGCGAGACGGCGCTCTTCCTCTCTGCCCTTCATGGTTGCTATGACACAGccagactcctcctccttcacggGGCCAACCTCGAGCTGCACGATCGTAGAGGACGTCGGCCAATCGACGTGGCCAGAGAAGGCATGCGCCACCAGGTCATGGAGCTCCTATTGGCTCACCAAATTCAGAGAGGGCCCGTCACTGTTGAAGCAGCCAATGAGATGCTGTGGGAGGAGCGCGCTATGATGTACTCGCCTTGGGACGGATCTCAGGGCCTGCCTGGAAGAAGTGCCTCCTTCTCCGGGATCATAGCCCATCGAGATATGACCCCGCCTCCGCAGAA TGATTGGTCGATGAGCCGTGTGCAGTACCCCTCCCCTCAAAACTGGCGGCCACAGCTTAACCAATCAGCAACAGCGCTGGTCCCTCCAAGAATCATGGGCCGCTCGCCTCGGCCCATCAGCACCTTACAGGAGGTGACCTCAGAAGACGAGGACCGAGACAGGCATCACGAAGCGCCAAGGGCTGCGACACCTCACTTCCTGTCGCCCCAGCCGGCCCCTCGGCAGCGTTCCTTTTCCTGCACCCAGCATGCATTGCAGCGTCGCTCCAGTGCCCCGCAGCCTGAGCCCAACTATGTTATCGTGACAGACAACTCAGCCCATGAGCCCGTGGAAAGAGTGGTTGTTTCTCCTCCCACAGATATGGCCGCTCAGTCAGATCGCCTGCCGGTCGTAAACGGTGATCACTCGAGTAGAGCAGCGCTGAGTTTTTCAAATTCAGAGCAGAAATCGAGAGGTGAGAGGCCGAACAACACCGACTCCACACAAACAGCCCTTTAG